A stretch of DNA from Microlunatus sp. Gsoil 973:
ACCCGGACCACGACCCGCAACCACTACCGAGTGGTCCAGGAGCTGTTCACCGCTCTGTTCAAGAACGGCTATGTCGTGCCGAAGAAGGCCATGGGAGCGATCAGCCCGAGTACCGGCCGTACGCTTCCCGACCGCTACATCGAGGGAACCTGCCCGATCTGCGGTTACGACAACGCCCGCGGCGACCAGTGCGACAACTGCGGCAACCAGCTCGACCCGATCGACCTGATCAACCCGCGCTCCCGGATCAACGGCGAGGTTCCGCGGTTCGTCGAGACCGAGCACTTCTTCCTCGACCTGCCGGCCCTGTCGGGGTCCCTGGACAAGTGGTTGGCCACCAAGACCGAGTGGCGCCCGAACGTGCTGCGCTTCTCCCACAACCTGCTCGCCGACCTCAAGCCGCGGGCGATCACCCGTGATCTCGACTGGGGCGTACCGATCCCGCTCGACGGCTGGCGGGACCAGTCGATGAAGCGGATCTACGTCTGGTTCGACGCGGTGATCGGCTACCTGTCCGCCTCCATCGAATGGGCACACCGGGTCGGTTACCCGGACGCCTGGAAGCAGTGGTGGCTCGACCCCGAGGCGCAGGGCTACTACTTCATGGGCAAGGACAACATCGTCTTCCACTCGGTGATCTGGCCGGCCATCCTGCTCGGCCAGAACGGCCAGGGTGATCATGGCGGCGAGGTCGGGCCGTTCGGCACGCTGAACCTGCCCAGCGAGGTGGTCTCCAGCGAGTTCCTCACCATGAGCGGATCGAAGTTCTCCACCAGCCGCGGCCAGGTGATCTACGTCGGCGACTTCCTGCGCGACTTCGGCCCCGACGCGTTGCGCTACTTCATCGCCGTTGCGGGACCGGAGAACCAGGACACCGACTTCACCTGGGCCGAGTTCGTCCGGCGGACCAACTTCGAACTGGCCAACGAATGGGGCAACCTGGTCAACCGCTCGGTGTCGATGGCCCACCGACAGGTCGGTGCTGTTCCGGAGGCGAACGACCGACGCGATGTCGATCATGATCTGCTGGCCCTGTCCCGTACCGCGTTCGACGAGGTCGGCGCACTGCTGCGGCGCAGCCGGTTCAAGCAGGCGATGGCCGAATCGATGCGCGTGGTGAACGCCGCCAACAAGTACATCTCCGACCAGGAACCCTGGAAGCTGCGGCACGATCCGGTCCGCCGGGACACCGTGCTGCACACCGCACTGCAGGTGGTCTCCGACGCCAACACCCTGCTCACGCCGTTCCTGCCGCATGCCGCCCAGAAGGTGCACGAGGCACTCGGCCGGGACGGCATCTGGGCCGCCCAACCCGAGATCCACACGGTCTCGGAGGAGGACGGGCCGGATTATCCGGTGCTGATGGGGCAGTACGCCGCCGAGCAGGCGCGGTGGGAATCGGTCCCGATCACGCCGGGGACTCCGCTGCAGAAGCCGACCCCGCTGTTCCCGAAGCTCGACGAGAGCCTCGGCGAGACCGGACCGGACTGGGCCCGCCTCGACTGACCCAACCTTGCATTTAATTAGGTCGACTATATATACTGGGTGAGTGCCGGTGCCGCGTTCTGCCAGGGTGCGCTCGGCGAACGGTTTCGTGATCAACAGGACGTGACCTCGGGCGACAACCAGAAAGGCGATCTCCGGTGACCGGCAGTGCGCACGCGGAACGACCCTCGATCTTCCGCCAGACGAAGGCGGTGTGGGCCGTCGCGTTCGCCTCGGTGATCTCCTTCATGGGCATCGGCCTGGTCGACCCGATCCTGCCGGCGATCAGCCTGCAGCTGGGCGCCTCGGCGTCGCAGACGATGTTGCTGTTCACCAGCTATCTGATCATCACCGGTGCGGCGATGTTCTTCACCAGCTACGTCTCCGGTCGGATCGGCGCCAAGCGGACGCTGCTGATCGGCCTGCTGCTGATCGTGCTGTTCGCCGCCGCGGCCGGCGCATCGGACTCGGTGGGCATGATCATCGGCTTCCGGGCCGGCTGGGGACTCGGCAACGCCCTGTTCATCTCCACCGCACTGGCCACCATCGTCGGCGCCGCCAGCGGCGGCGTCGACAGCGCGATCATCCTGTACGAGACCGCGCTCGGCGTCGGCATCGCGATCGGCCCACTGCTGGGCGGAATCCTCGGCCGGATCAGCTGGCGCGGACCGTTCTTCGGCACCGCCGTGCTGATGGCCATCGGCCTGGTCGCCATCCTGGTGCTGTTGGGCAGGACCGGCGCGGAACCCCAGCGAGTCAGCCTGAGCGCCCCGCTCACCGCCGTACGGCACAGGGCCATCCTCACCCTCGGCCTGGTCGCCCTCTTCTACAACTTCGGTTTCTTCACCCTGCTGGCCTACAGCCCGTTCCCGCTGAACGCCGCGGCGAAGGCGGCGACCGGCGAGGACATGGACCCCATCCAGCTCGGATTGATCTTCTTCGGTTGGGGTGTCTGCCTAGCGATCACCTCGGTCTTCGTCGCCCAACCGATGGCCAACCGGATCGGCCGGCGGACCACGATCTACATCGCCCTGGCCGCCCTCGCGGTGGTCGAGGTGATCATGGCGCTGCAGACCGCCTCCTTCGCCGTGATCACGATCTGCGTGATCGTCGGCGGCCTGTTCCTCGGCATCATGAACACGGTGATGACCGAGTCCGTGATGGAGGCCAGCGACCTGCCCCGGAACGTGGCATCGTCGACCTACTCCGGCATCCGCTTCCTCGGCGGCGCCATCGCACCGGCCGTCGCCGGTCCGATCTCCACCCACATCACGGCCGGCGCACCGTTCCTGTTCGGCGCGGCGGCATTCGTCGCCGGGATGCTCGCGCTGACGATCGGCCGTCGGGCGATCGCCTACATCGACGCCGAGGAGGCATTGTCGGAGGCCGAAGAGGCCGAGCTGCTCACTGTTGCCGACTCCTGACCGGAGCGGCGACCATCTCCAGCGCCTCGGCGGGGCCGACCGGCCGGAAACCGGCGGCCATCGCCCGGCGCCTGAGTTCGGAATCGGTCCTGGACAGGGCCAGGCCGCGCCGGACCAGCACCGGAAACGGCTTGCGACGCTCACGGACGTCGCGCACGAAGCGCAGCAGGGTGACCAGCCAGGTCGGCCGGTCCAGATAGCAGGCGACGAACTCCACGTTCGCGTTCCGGCAGAACGCCGCCGATTCGATCGCGAAGATCCCCTCGGCGATGAAACACGAGGCATCACCAAGATCGACCGTCCGTGTCCCGACGGCCGCACTGGTGGAGATGTCGTAGCGGGGCACCTCGGCGCGCCCCGTCCTGGCCAACTCCTTGATCGCCTCCGCGGCAGCCGGACCGTTCCAGGTCAGCGCGTCGTCCCAGTCGATGATCCCGCGGGTGTGCGGCAGACCCGGATGATCGGCGCCGTAGTAGAAGTCGTCCAGGTTCAATGTCGGTACGCCGGCCTTCCGCGCCACCCGGGACTTGCCACTTCCCGATGGCCCGGCGAGCAGGAACACCGTACGCGTGCTGCTCAGTAGGAGCTCCCACCCGCCAACGACGGTGCGCCCGTCGGATGCCACACGGTCTTGATCTCCAGGAACGAGCGCAACCGGACCGTTCCCGGTGCGGCGCGGAAGTCCGGCCGGCCCCTCGGCCGATAGACCCGCTTGACCGTGCCGGCGGCCGCCACTTCGAGGTCCCTGGCGAGCTCGGCGTCGGTCCCGGTGAGATCGAGTGCGTTGACATCGGCGTGCGCTGCCAGGTGCGGTGCGATCTCGGCTGCTATCCCGGTCAGGATGTTGACCACGCCGGCGGGCACATCCGAGGTTGCCAACACCTCACCGAAGGTGATCGCCACACAGGGGTCGGCCTCCGCAGCGATCACCACGCAGGCATTGCCCCCGGTGATCACCGGAGCGATCACCGACACCAGGCCGAGCAGGGGCGCGTCGGCCGGGGCGATGACCGCCACCACCCCGGTCGGCTCGGGCGCCGAATAGTTGAAGTACGGCGCCGACACCGGGTTGGCCGAACCGAACACGGCCGTCAGCTTGTCGGTCCAGCCGGCGAAATGCACCAGGCGGTCGATCGCGGCATCCACTTCCGCGGCCGCCTCGGCACGATCCACGCCTCGGCTGGTGATCAACAACTCGACGAACTCCGGCTGCCGGGACTGCAGCATCTCTGCGATCCGATAGATCACCTGACCGCGGTTGTACGGGGTCGCCTTCGACCAGCTGCCGAAACCCTTGCGGGCTGCGACGACCGCATCCCGGGCGTCCTTGCGGCTCGCCAGGACAGCATTGGCCATGAAACTCCCTCCGGCATCGGTCACCTGATAGGTGCGGCCGGACTCCGATCGCGGGAACGTGCCACCGACGTACAGCTTGTAGGTCTTGGCCACCGCGATACTCACTTGATCACCGCCTCGTCGTCGGTGTCCAGGTAGCCGGCGAGCCCGGCCGGCCCGCCTTCCCGGCCGAATCCCGACTCCTGGTAGCCGCCGAAGGGCGCGGCCGGGTCGAACTTGTTCCAGGTGTTGTCCCAGATGACGCCTGCCTGCAACCGGGCCGCCATCGCCATCGCGCGGGAACCCTTCTCGGTCCAGACTCCGGCGGACAGGCCGTACGGGGTGTTGTTCGCCTTGGCCAGGGCCTCGTCCGGGGTGCGGAAGGTGATCACCGACAGCACCGGTCCGAAGATCTCCTCTCGGGCGATCCGCATGGTCTGGGTGGCGCCGGTGAAGATCGTCGGGGAGACGAAGAACCCCTTGTCCGGCAGCGGACAGGAGGATCGCCACACCTGGGCTCCCTCGTCGATGCCCGCGTCGGTCAACTCGGTGATCTTGTTCCACTGATCACGGGAATTGATCGCGCCGACGTCGGTGTTCTTGTCCAGCGGATCTCCGACCCGCAGCGTCTCGGTGCGTTCGATCAGCCGGGTGATCAACTCCTCGGCGATCGGCTCCTGCACCAGCAGCCGGGAACCTGCGCAGCACACCTGTCCGGAGTTGAAGAAGATCCCATTGACGATGCCCTCGACGGCCTGGTCGATCGCTGCGTCGGCGAAGACGATATTGGCGCCCTTACCGCCGAGTTCCAGGGTGAGTCTGCGGCCGGTGCCGGCCAGGGTCCGCTGGATCTGCTTGCCGACCGCGGTGGATCCGGTGAAGGCCACCTTGTCCAGCCCGGGGTGCCTGACCAGCGCCGCACCGATGTCGCCGGCTCCGGTGACGACGTTCACCACGCCCGGTGGGAGATCGGCATCGGCGATGATCTCGGCCAGCACCAGGGCCGACAGCGGCGTGGTCTCGGCCGGCTTGATCACCACCGTGTTGCCGGCGGCCAGCGCCGGCGCGATCTTCCACGCGGCCATCAGCAGCGGGAAGTTCCACGGAATCACCTGTCCGGCGACGCCGAGCGGTCGCGGATCGGGCCCGAAGCCGAGATGACCGAGCTTGTCCGCCCAGCCGGCGTGATAGAAGAAGTGCTGGGCGACGGTCGGGATGTCGAAGTCCCGGGTTTCCTTGATCGGCTTGCCGTTGTCGAGGCTCTCCAGCACCGCCAGCTCCCGCGACCGCTCCGCGACTCCGCGCGCGATCCGGAAGAGATACTTGCCGCGTTCGGCGCCGGACAGTTTCGACCACGGACCGTCGTACGCCCGGCGGGCTGCCCGCACCGCATTGTCAAGATCAGCTTCGTCGACCGTCGAGACCGTGCTCAGCGGCTCGTCACGGCCCGGGTTGACGGTGACAAGATCATCGCCGCCGCCCTCGATGAATTTGCCGTCGATGAAGGGCAGATAGCGGTCCTTGACCCGGCCGATGGCCTCGGATTCCGGAGCCGGTGCGTACTCCCAGTCGATCGAAGATGACTCAGTCGACGGTGACATAATCGCCTCCCCAGTAGTGGCCCTCGAGCTGAGTACGTCGTTGCATGATCAGGTCGTTGAGCAGTGACGAGGCGCCGAAGCGGAACCAGTACGCGTCCAGCCATTCCGGGCCGGCAACCTCCCGGACCGCAACCAGGTAACGGATGGCGTCCTTGGCGGTGCGTATCCCGCCGGCAGGCTTGACCGCCCGCTGCTGGCCGGTCAGCCGCTTCCAGTCGCGGACCGCCTGCAACATCACATGGGTGACCGGAAGCGTTGCGGCAGGACTGACCTTGCCGGTCGAGGTCTTGATGAAGTCGCCGCCGGCGAGCAGGGCGAGCCAGGAAGCTTTGCGGACGTTGTCGTAGGTGGCCAGCTCTCCGGTCTCCAGGATGACCTTGAGCCGGGCCGGGCCGGCGGCGTCCTTGATCTCAACGATCTCGTCGTACACCTTGCCGTACTGCCCGGCCAGGAATGCCCCGCGGTCGATCACCATGTCGATCTCGTCGGCACCTGCCTGCACGGCTGACCGGACGTCGGCGATCTTGACCTCGAGCGCAGCCCGTCCCGACGGGAACGCCGTCGCCACCGAGGCGATCTTGATCCTGCGGGTGGTCCCCGCCTCGGCAAGTGCCGCGGCCGCGACCGGAACGAGATCGGGATAGATGCAGACAGCTGCGACCGGGGGAGTGTCCGGCCGCTCCGGGTCCGGCAGCAGTCCCTTGCGGATCAGGTTGCGTACCTTGCCCGGGGTGTCCGCGCCCTCAAGGGTGGTCAGATCGACCATCGAGGTGGCCAGGTCGATGGCGGTCAGCTTGGACTGTTTCTTGATCGAGCGGGTCGCCAGCGACGCCGCGCGCTGTTCCAGTGCAACCGGGTCGACCCCGGGCAGACCGTCGAGGAAATGCCGCAGCCGACCCTCGTCGGCGACCACATCGCCGAACGCCGGTCCGGCAGCGTTGATCGCGGTTTCGGGCATACTCGCGACCCTACCTGTTCCGGCGTCGGACGCTAAGATCTGCGGTGATGGCTGCCACCCGAGCGCCGATCCGATTGCTGACCTACAACATCCATCGCTGGGGAGACGACCGGCAGGCGGTGGCCGAGATCATCGCCCGCTGTGCGCCGGATGTGGCGATGATCCAGGAGGCGCCGACCTGGTGGGGTACCCGCCGCCGCCGGTTGGCGTTCGCGCGTTCTGTCGGATTGCACTACGCAACCGGCGCTGCCCGGACGATCGCACTGGTCGCAGATCCGTTGCGGTGGACGGCGCGGCGGGCCCGGATCCGCCGTCCGGCGGTCCGGCGTCGGAAGCGGTTGGTCGCCCTGCAACTGCCCGGCGGCGCTGTTGCGGTGAGCGGTTC
This window harbors:
- the metG gene encoding methionine--tRNA ligase, which gives rise to MASHVLTSVAWPYANGPRHIGHVSGFGVPSDVFSRYMRMSGHNVLMVSGTDEHGTPISVQAEAEGVTARELADKYNGVITRDLQGLGLSYDLFTRTTTRNHYRVVQELFTALFKNGYVVPKKAMGAISPSTGRTLPDRYIEGTCPICGYDNARGDQCDNCGNQLDPIDLINPRSRINGEVPRFVETEHFFLDLPALSGSLDKWLATKTEWRPNVLRFSHNLLADLKPRAITRDLDWGVPIPLDGWRDQSMKRIYVWFDAVIGYLSASIEWAHRVGYPDAWKQWWLDPEAQGYYFMGKDNIVFHSVIWPAILLGQNGQGDHGGEVGPFGTLNLPSEVVSSEFLTMSGSKFSTSRGQVIYVGDFLRDFGPDALRYFIAVAGPENQDTDFTWAEFVRRTNFELANEWGNLVNRSVSMAHRQVGAVPEANDRRDVDHDLLALSRTAFDEVGALLRRSRFKQAMAESMRVVNAANKYISDQEPWKLRHDPVRRDTVLHTALQVVSDANTLLTPFLPHAAQKVHEALGRDGIWAAQPEIHTVSEEDGPDYPVLMGQYAAEQARWESVPITPGTPLQKPTPLFPKLDESLGETGPDWARLD
- a CDS encoding aldehyde dehydrogenase family protein, encoding MSIAVAKTYKLYVGGTFPRSESGRTYQVTDAGGSFMANAVLASRKDARDAVVAARKGFGSWSKATPYNRGQVIYRIAEMLQSRQPEFVELLITSRGVDRAEAAAEVDAAIDRLVHFAGWTDKLTAVFGSANPVSAPYFNYSAPEPTGVVAVIAPADAPLLGLVSVIAPVITGGNACVVIAAEADPCVAITFGEVLATSDVPAGVVNILTGIAAEIAPHLAAHADVNALDLTGTDAELARDLEVAAAGTVKRVYRPRGRPDFRAAPGTVRLRSFLEIKTVWHPTGAPSLAGGSSY
- a CDS encoding MFS transporter, which produces MTGSAHAERPSIFRQTKAVWAVAFASVISFMGIGLVDPILPAISLQLGASASQTMLLFTSYLIITGAAMFFTSYVSGRIGAKRTLLIGLLLIVLFAAAAGASDSVGMIIGFRAGWGLGNALFISTALATIVGAASGGVDSAIILYETALGVGIAIGPLLGGILGRISWRGPFFGTAVLMAIGLVAILVLLGRTGAEPQRVSLSAPLTAVRHRAILTLGLVALFYNFGFFTLLAYSPFPLNAAAKAATGEDMDPIQLGLIFFGWGVCLAITSVFVAQPMANRIGRRTTIYIALAALAVVEVIMALQTASFAVITICVIVGGLFLGIMNTVMTESVMEASDLPRNVASSTYSGIRFLGGAIAPAVAGPISTHITAGAPFLFGAAAFVAGMLALTIGRRAIAYIDAEEALSEAEEAELLTVADS
- the deoC gene encoding deoxyribose-phosphate aldolase — encoded protein: MPETAINAAGPAFGDVVADEGRLRHFLDGLPGVDPVALEQRAASLATRSIKKQSKLTAIDLATSMVDLTTLEGADTPGKVRNLIRKGLLPDPERPDTPPVAAVCIYPDLVPVAAAALAEAGTTRRIKIASVATAFPSGRAALEVKIADVRSAVQAGADEIDMVIDRGAFLAGQYGKVYDEIVEIKDAAGPARLKVILETGELATYDNVRKASWLALLAGGDFIKTSTGKVSPAATLPVTHVMLQAVRDWKRLTGQQRAVKPAGGIRTAKDAIRYLVAVREVAGPEWLDAYWFRFGASSLLNDLIMQRRTQLEGHYWGGDYVTVD
- a CDS encoding aldehyde dehydrogenase family protein encodes the protein MSPSTESSSIDWEYAPAPESEAIGRVKDRYLPFIDGKFIEGGGDDLVTVNPGRDEPLSTVSTVDEADLDNAVRAARRAYDGPWSKLSGAERGKYLFRIARGVAERSRELAVLESLDNGKPIKETRDFDIPTVAQHFFYHAGWADKLGHLGFGPDPRPLGVAGQVIPWNFPLLMAAWKIAPALAAGNTVVIKPAETTPLSALVLAEIIADADLPPGVVNVVTGAGDIGAALVRHPGLDKVAFTGSTAVGKQIQRTLAGTGRRLTLELGGKGANIVFADAAIDQAVEGIVNGIFFNSGQVCCAGSRLLVQEPIAEELITRLIERTETLRVGDPLDKNTDVGAINSRDQWNKITELTDAGIDEGAQVWRSSCPLPDKGFFVSPTIFTGATQTMRIAREEIFGPVLSVITFRTPDEALAKANNTPYGLSAGVWTEKGSRAMAMAARLQAGVIWDNTWNKFDPAAPFGGYQESGFGREGGPAGLAGYLDTDDEAVIK
- a CDS encoding uridine kinase — translated: MASDGRTVVGGWELLLSSTRTVFLLAGPSGSGKSRVARKAGVPTLNLDDFYYGADHPGLPHTRGIIDWDDALTWNGPAAAEAIKELARTGRAEVPRYDISTSAAVGTRTVDLGDASCFIAEGIFAIESAAFCRNANVEFVACYLDRPTWLVTLLRFVRDVRERRKPFPVLVRRGLALSRTDSELRRRAMAAGFRPVGPAEALEMVAAPVRSRQQ